A window of Paenibacillus phoenicis genomic DNA:
TGTTCTCCGTGGCATGGTTGATTGTGCTTGGCATTTCCGCGTATCTCTTTCATGATTCCGGTGAGGTTCACCTAGGAATGCGAGCATTATTCGCTTATCTTCAGGCTTATCCTGGTGGTCTGCTGCTCGCGCTGATCCTGGGCTGGACTTATTTCGCCAAGGGCAAGTACAAACAGGCAGTTTGGTGGAATCTGCTGCCGTTATTATGGGTGATTCCTTATCTCGGAATATTTATTTATGCGAATCTTTTTGCTTAATTTTGCATGGCAAGATGTACGTTTTCCTATCCAACCTCACGTTGGTTTTGGTATAGTAGAAGCTAGGACTACTATTGATGCATCCCGGGTTGGGATCTACTAACGGATAGGAGAGAGCAGAGAGATGAGCAAATCGGTGTTAGGCGTTCCTTTGGAAGGATTTGCCGAGTATAGCAGAATCGCGGCAGCTGAAGGCGGCGTCCTGCTAAAAAATGAAAACGCTATGCTTCCGATTCGAGAGCATGAAATTGTATCCGTTTTCGGAAGATGCCAAATTGATTACTATCGCAGCGGGACAGGCTCTGGCGGTGCGGTGAACGTCCCTTATGTCGTCAGCATTTTGGACGGACTCCGGGCGAATCCTCGCATCCAAGTGAATGAACAGCTGGCGAAGCAATATGAGCAATGGATTTCCGAGAATCCGTTTGATAACGGCGGCGGCGGTTGGGCTGCGGAGCCTTGGTGCCAGAAGGAAATGCCGCTAACCGACGAAATCGTAGCGCAAGCGAAGCAAGCTTCAAACAAGGCGATCGTCATCATCGGCCGGACGGCCGGCGAGGATAAGGATAACGCCGATACCGAAGGAAGCTATCGGTTAACGGAACAGGAGCGGCTGAATCTGGAAACGGTTACCCGGCATTTCGATCAGGTGGCTGTGTTGATGAATGTGGCCAATGTCATCGATATGAGCTGGATCAACGATCCGATTCACCAAGGCCGGATTCGGGCAGTGATGTTCGTATGGCAGGGCGGGATGATTGGCGGTCATGCCGTGGCTGACCTGCTCTCGGGGGATGTCACGCCAAGCGGTAAACTGCCGGACACGATCGCTTATCACATTGAGGATTATCCGTCCACAGCCAACTTCGGCAGTGAAGAACGGAACCTCTATGAGGAAGATATTTATGTCGGTTATCGTTACTTTGAAACGTTTTGTCCGGACAAGGTCCTGTTTCCGTTTGGATACGGGCTCTCCTATACCTCCTTTGCCTGGAAGGTGCAAGGCGTGAAGCTCGAAGGAGCGGGTACAGATGCCCGGCTGGAGGTCCAAGTGGCGGTAACGAATACCGGATCGGATTTTAGCGGGAAAGAAGTAATTCAGTTGTATTATGAAGCACCGCAAGGCGTATTGGGCAAACCGGCCCGGGCGCTTGGAGCGTTCGCGAAAACGAAGCTGCTTCAGCCTGGCGAGACCGATGTGCTGACCCTGCAACTGCCGGTACGGCGGATGGCGTCCTATGACGATGGCGGCTATACCGGGCATAAATCCTGTTACGTGCTGGAAGCTGGCAATTATGAGCTTCATGTAGGCAACAGCATCCGAAATACGGAGCGGGTAACGGTGGACGGGAAAGCTGCCTACCATTTGGCTGAACTGGTGGTTGTGGAGCAGTTGGAGGAAGCTGCGGCTCCTACGGAACGTTTTTCCCGGATTAAACCAGGAAGCCGGAAATCGGATGGGACGTATGAGATCGTCCGGGAGGCAGTGCCGCAGCGCACCATTTCGCTGAAGGAACGCATCGAAAGCAGACTGCCGGAAGCCTATCCGCAAACGGGGAACCGCGGAATTAAATTAAAGGACGTTCAAGCCGGCAAAGCGAGCTTGGAGGAGTTTGTCGCCCAACTGAGCGATGCGGACCTGGCTACGATTGTACGCGGCGAAGGCATGAGCAGTCCGAAGGTTACACCTGGAACGGCTTCCGCTTTTGGCGGGGTGGGGGAGAACTTGTTGGAATACGGAATCCCGGTGGCTTGTAGCGCCGACGGTCCTTCCGGCATCCGCATGGACAGCGGCTTGAAGGCGACTCAGCTGCCAATCGGAACGTTGCTTGCATCCAGCTGGGATGTTGACCTCGTAGAGTCGTTATATGTGCTGGAGGGCCAAGAGCTGCTGCAAAATGAAATCGACACCTTGCTGGGCCCGGGGATTAACATCCATCGCCATCCGTTAAATGGGCGAAACTTCGAGTATTTTTCCGAGGACCCTTATTTGACGGGCTGCTTTGCGTCGGCGGTGACGCGGGGCATCAAGAAGGGCGGTTCGTCCGCAACCGTGAAGCATTTTGCCGGCAATAACCAGGAGAAGGCGCGTTCGAAAGTGGATACGGTCGTTTCGGAACGGGCGTTGCGCGAGATTTATCTCAAAGGCTTCGAAATGGCGGTCAAAGAAGGGGAAGCCTCGTCGATCATGACTTCCTATAACCCGGTGAACGGGCATTGGGCGGCATCCAACTATGATCTGAATACGACCATTCTCCGGAATGAATGGGGATATCAGGGCATTGTCATGACGGACTGGTGGGCGGTTATGAACGACTGCGTTGAAGGCGGTCCGGCCGACGCGAAGAACACGTCCTTTATGGTACGCGCGCAAAACGATCTATATATGGTCGTTAACAACAATGGTGCGGAAATCAATTCGCTGGGGGATAATACGCTGGAAGCCTTGGCTAACGGCACCTTGACGGTTGGCGAACTGCAACGGTGTGCCATGAACATTTGCCGATTTTTACTGAATGTGCCTGCATTAGCGCGGGAACCGAAACCGGTTGACGAAGTCCGCCTGATCAAGGCTGTTCAAGGTGATCTGCCGGTTGCTGGCGAAGGAACGGACGTATATACGCTGTCCCATTCGCAAAGCGCTAAGGTTATGGCGGATGCCGGAACTGCGGTGGTGAAGGTTCAGGAAGCTGGGGTGTACACTGTTACAGCGCATATCCGTTACGAAGCGATGAACCTGTCGCAGTCGGCCTGCAATCTGCTGCTGAACGGAGAACTGCTGACCACGGTACAGACGAACGGTACGTTTGGCAAGTGGGTCACGCAGAAGCAGCTCCGGATCGAGCTGACGGAAGGCGATTACGAGCTGAAGTTTGATTATATCAAGCCGGGGCTGGAGATCGGCTGGATCGAGTTTATTTAACCCATAAAAAAGGGATGTGCCCTTCTGCATCACAGCGGGGCACATCCTTTTTAATTTTGGTCCAGTTAAGCTTTAAGGCATCGAGAGGAATCCGTCCTTAAAGATTTCCAGCAAATACTCCAGCGTAATCGGATCGCTGTAGGTAGAAGCTGCGGTATCGATTTCGATTACGTGACCGTTCTTGACGGCCGGGATATTTTTCCACGTATTGGATTGCAAGAACTCGTTTTGGGCTTCTTTGTTCTGGCTCAGTACGATGTAATCTCCAGCATACTCAGGAATGATTTCGTTTGATAAGGTGTAGTAGCCCGGACCCAACGCATCTTGTTTGGCTTTTTCCGGCATGTTCAGCTCCATCATCTGATACAGCAGTTCCGTTCCGCGGGCCCAGTTGTCCCCAAATACATAGAAGTTCTTCGTATCATATTCAAACACAGACACGGTGGCGTCTTTGCCGATCTTGGCTTTGATCTCTTCGCCTACGGCTTTGGCCCGCTTCGTAAAATCTTCAACCCAAGCTTGGGCTTCTGCCTCCTTGTTGAGCACTTTCCCGATTTCTACTTGCTGGGCTAAATAGTCCAGCTTGCCCCATGTATAAATGATCGTTGGAGCGATTTCGCTTAGTTTATCGAGATTCTTCATATGCGATCCGGCAATGATCAGGTCCGGCTCCAAAGCGAAGATTTGCTCCGGATTGTCTTCGGACACGACGGCGACGTCCTTTAATTTCTCGGTAAACAGCGGGTTATTCATCGTCCAGGTATCAACGCCAACCAGCGATCCTCCCAGGGCCACGACGTTTGGAGCGTACGTCAGAGCCACGATGCGCTTTGGATTGGCAGGAATTTCGATCGGACCGTTCTCCGATTGATATGTAACCGTACCGGAAGCCGTCTCCGCCCCCGCGGAGTCGTTTCCGCTCGTCTGATTGGTCTCTGATGAGTTGTTTGCCGCAGAATTCTGCTGTGCTGTCTCATTGCCGCAAGCACCAGCCAAAACCGTGAAGGCTAAAATAAGGGGAATAAACAGCTTCTTCATGAGTGATTCTCCTTGTTCACATATTTATGATAATGATTCTCACTATCACACTATGAACCACAATACGAATTTCTTCACGGTTTGTCAATACTCATTCTTAAAGGTATCTTCTAGCAATTTCTTAAGCTTCGATTCGGTTGCGGTTCCTTCGATTGGGGTATACACGCTGCAGCGCAAATCGGCATCCCCCTGAACCTGAAGTGAGGTTAAATTAAACAGCATTTTTCCGGCTTTGGCATGGCGGAATTCGATCATGACCTCCGGAGCCGCGCTGACCTCACTCTGGTTCCATAGCTCTTGGAAATCCGGGTATTGCCGTGACATCCGGTCGATAAATTGTGAATACCAAGGGTCGGCAACGTATTGTCCGTAATACGCGCGAAAGATAGCCAGGAACCCCCTGACGAAATGAGGCCAGTTCACGGCCAGGCTGCGCAGTTCTTTCTTGGCGAACAGCAGGTAGATCAAGTTGCGATCCTGCTCTGGGATTTGCTCGAAGTCCACAAACACCTGGGCAGCGGCAGGATTCCAGCCTACGATATGGCAGTGGCGGTCGGAGATGATCGTCGGGCAATATTTCAGCTCTTGCAAAATTTTATGGAGCGACGGGGGAATTACCGGCTCCTTCTCAACCCAATCGGGATGAAAGCCGCTGTCGGACGCCAAGTCAAACAGGTACTTGCGTTCGTCGGCGTTTAGTCTAAGCGCTCCGGCGACCGCGTCCAGAACGGAGGAGGATACCTTGATATCCCGGCCTTGTTCCAGCCAGGTATACCATGTCGTGCTCACCCCGGCGAGCTGGGCGACCTCCTCGCGGCGCAGGCCGGGCGTTCGCCGGCGGGAGCCTGCCGGAAGGCCTACGGTATGGGGATGCAGCTTGGCGCGTTGCGTTTTTAAAAATTTCGATAAGGCTTCTAATCTCGGTTCCGTGCTCATCCGCGGAGATCCTCCCTGAATCATGGCTTAATATGTTACCCATTATACTAGGATAACTAAAAACTTGTAATAGGATAATCTGCAGCTACAATAGATTACGACAGATTGTACTTCCTGCATATGAAATGCCTAAAGTCCAGCGGTATGATGTCAAGCTGTTGATTTAATCGAATTGGAAATTTCCCGTGCCTGTTGAGCGCGGAGTCACGAAAAAAGGGCGCATCAAACCAAACCCAGCCAAAAACCATGTCAGATACCAGATTTTTACTGGGAATTCGTGAAGGACTAAGGCAAAGGAGGCGTTAATCCTTGGCGCTATTCACCTTCCTTCGAGGCGTGTAGAGTTGGCCGCTGCGTAGCAGCACATCGACCAGACGCACGAGTTTTCTTGCCGTTAAGACGAGGGCGCGTTTGTGTTGATTCTTGGGCACTTCGTGATACTTCTTCCGGTAATATTCACCGAATTCTTCATCGCGCATCCTAACCGAGTTGGCAGCTTCAACGAGGTAGTAGCGCAGGAATCGGTTGCCGGATTTGATGCGGGCGGTGTCCTCCGCCTCGAAGACGCCGGACTGGTGCCTGCGCCACGTCAGACCCGCGTACTTGGCGACGGCGGCTTGATCC
This region includes:
- a CDS encoding glycoside hydrolase family 3 N-terminal domain-containing protein; this translates as MSKSVLGVPLEGFAEYSRIAAAEGGVLLKNENAMLPIREHEIVSVFGRCQIDYYRSGTGSGGAVNVPYVVSILDGLRANPRIQVNEQLAKQYEQWISENPFDNGGGGWAAEPWCQKEMPLTDEIVAQAKQASNKAIVIIGRTAGEDKDNADTEGSYRLTEQERLNLETVTRHFDQVAVLMNVANVIDMSWINDPIHQGRIRAVMFVWQGGMIGGHAVADLLSGDVTPSGKLPDTIAYHIEDYPSTANFGSEERNLYEEDIYVGYRYFETFCPDKVLFPFGYGLSYTSFAWKVQGVKLEGAGTDARLEVQVAVTNTGSDFSGKEVIQLYYEAPQGVLGKPARALGAFAKTKLLQPGETDVLTLQLPVRRMASYDDGGYTGHKSCYVLEAGNYELHVGNSIRNTERVTVDGKAAYHLAELVVVEQLEEAAAPTERFSRIKPGSRKSDGTYEIVREAVPQRTISLKERIESRLPEAYPQTGNRGIKLKDVQAGKASLEEFVAQLSDADLATIVRGEGMSSPKVTPGTASAFGGVGENLLEYGIPVACSADGPSGIRMDSGLKATQLPIGTLLASSWDVDLVESLYVLEGQELLQNEIDTLLGPGINIHRHPLNGRNFEYFSEDPYLTGCFASAVTRGIKKGGSSATVKHFAGNNQEKARSKVDTVVSERALREIYLKGFEMAVKEGEASSIMTSYNPVNGHWAASNYDLNTTILRNEWGYQGIVMTDWWAVMNDCVEGGPADAKNTSFMVRAQNDLYMVVNNNGAEINSLGDNTLEALANGTLTVGELQRCAMNICRFLLNVPALAREPKPVDEVRLIKAVQGDLPVAGEGTDVYTLSHSQSAKVMADAGTAVVKVQEAGVYTVTAHIRYEAMNLSQSACNLLLNGELLTTVQTNGTFGKWVTQKQLRIELTEGDYELKFDYIKPGLEIGWIEFI
- a CDS encoding iron-hydroxamate ABC transporter substrate-binding protein, yielding MKKLFIPLILAFTVLAGACGNETAQQNSAANNSSETNQTSGNDSAGAETASGTVTYQSENGPIEIPANPKRIVALTYAPNVVALGGSLVGVDTWTMNNPLFTEKLKDVAVVSEDNPEQIFALEPDLIIAGSHMKNLDKLSEIAPTIIYTWGKLDYLAQQVEIGKVLNKEAEAQAWVEDFTKRAKAVGEEIKAKIGKDATVSVFEYDTKNFYVFGDNWARGTELLYQMMELNMPEKAKQDALGPGYYTLSNEIIPEYAGDYIVLSQNKEAQNEFLQSNTWKNIPAVKNGHVIEIDTAASTYSDPITLEYLLEIFKDGFLSMP
- a CDS encoding helix-turn-helix transcriptional regulator gives rise to the protein MSTEPRLEALSKFLKTQRAKLHPHTVGLPAGSRRRTPGLRREEVAQLAGVSTTWYTWLEQGRDIKVSSSVLDAVAGALRLNADERKYLFDLASDSGFHPDWVEKEPVIPPSLHKILQELKYCPTIISDRHCHIVGWNPAAAQVFVDFEQIPEQDRNLIYLLFAKKELRSLAVNWPHFVRGFLAIFRAYYGQYVADPWYSQFIDRMSRQYPDFQELWNQSEVSAAPEVMIEFRHAKAGKMLFNLTSLQVQGDADLRCSVYTPIEGTATESKLKKLLEDTFKNEY